A window of Rhodococcus sp. SGAir0479 contains these coding sequences:
- a CDS encoding TIGR02611 family protein, with translation MGDPVTGEKAAERDHGSAGPEESGFRPGQALEEIENKWRRRRRRIAANTSLNLAYRIGVGVVGTLVLAAGIVAIPYPGPGWLIVFAGLGILASEFAWAHRLLHWVRARYDRFMEWFSHQSAVVKALGVLFTTIVVVATLWVLGTFHLLGTWVGLEQPWLESPL, from the coding sequence ATGGGTGATCCGGTGACCGGGGAGAAGGCCGCCGAACGCGACCACGGGTCGGCGGGCCCGGAAGAGTCCGGTTTCCGTCCGGGTCAGGCGCTCGAGGAGATCGAGAACAAGTGGCGACGCCGTCGCCGGCGAATCGCCGCGAACACGTCGCTCAACCTCGCCTATCGCATCGGCGTGGGGGTCGTCGGCACGCTCGTCCTGGCCGCGGGCATCGTGGCGATTCCGTATCCCGGTCCGGGGTGGCTGATCGTGTTCGCCGGACTGGGCATCCTCGCCTCCGAGTTCGCGTGGGCGCACCGGCTGCTGCACTGGGTGCGCGCCCGTTACGACCGTTTCATGGAGTGGTTCTCCCACCAGTCCGCCGTCGTCAAGGCGCTCGGGGTGCTGTTCACGACGATCGTCGTCGTCGCGACACTGTGGGTGCTCGGCACCTTCCATCTGCTCGGAACGTGGGTGGGACTCGAGCAGCCGTGGTTGGAGAGCCCGCTGTAA
- the thrS gene encoding threonine--tRNA ligase: MTTPASVTPAARVRVPAGTTAGTAVREAGLPGKGPDAVVVVRDAEGNLKDLSWAPDVDVEVEAVAADTEDGRSVIRHSAAHVLAQAVQQEFPEAKLGIGPPIKDGFYYDFQVERPFTPEDLAKLEKRMKKIVKDAQRFSRRVVEDLEDARTELASEPFKLELISDKADESLSDDPEVMEVGGGELTIYDNLNPRTGEVIWKDLCRGPHIPTTKYIPAFKITRSSAAYWRGDQSREDLQRIYGTAWESTEALDKHLELLAEAERRDHRKLGAELDLFSFPDELGSGLPVFHPKGGIIRQEMENYSRKRHVEEGYEFVYSPHITKGHLYEVSGHLDWYKDGMFPAMHIDEELNEDGTVRKPGQDYYLKPMNCPMHNLVFGSRGRSYRELPLRLFEFGSVYRYEKSGVVHGLTRVRGMTQDDAHIYCTKEQMRDELTTTLQFVLGLLKDYGLDDFYLELSTKNPEKFVGDDALWEEATETLREVGEASGLNLVPDPGGAAFYGPKISVQVQDALGRSWQMSTIQLDFNLPERFDLEYTGSDGTKQRPVMIHRALFGSIERFFGVLTEHYAGAFPAWLAPVQVVAIPVAEAFEDHLFDVVRQLKAAGVRAEVDVSDDRMQKKIRNHTTQKVPFMLLAGERDVEAGAVSFRFRDGTQVNGVPVQKAVQMIGEWIGRRENASPTAELVGGAQ; this comes from the coding sequence GTGACCACGCCCGCATCCGTTACCCCAGCCGCACGCGTCCGAGTGCCCGCCGGGACCACTGCGGGCACGGCGGTTCGCGAGGCGGGCCTGCCCGGCAAGGGCCCCGACGCGGTCGTCGTGGTCCGCGACGCCGAGGGCAACCTCAAGGACCTGTCGTGGGCGCCGGACGTGGACGTCGAGGTCGAGGCCGTCGCCGCGGACACCGAGGACGGGCGCAGCGTCATCCGACACTCGGCCGCGCACGTGCTCGCGCAGGCCGTCCAGCAGGAGTTCCCCGAGGCCAAGCTCGGTATCGGCCCGCCGATCAAGGACGGCTTCTACTACGACTTCCAGGTGGAGCGCCCGTTCACGCCCGAGGATCTCGCCAAGCTCGAGAAGCGCATGAAGAAGATCGTCAAGGACGCGCAGCGCTTCTCCCGGCGGGTGGTCGAGGATCTCGAGGACGCCCGCACCGAACTGGCGAGCGAGCCGTTCAAGCTCGAGCTGATCAGCGACAAAGCAGACGAGTCGCTATCTGACGACCCCGAGGTCATGGAGGTCGGTGGCGGCGAGCTGACGATCTACGACAACCTCAACCCGCGCACCGGTGAGGTGATCTGGAAGGACCTGTGCCGCGGTCCGCACATCCCGACCACCAAGTACATCCCGGCCTTCAAGATCACCCGCAGCTCGGCGGCCTACTGGCGCGGCGACCAGAGCCGCGAGGACCTCCAGCGCATCTACGGCACCGCGTGGGAGTCGACGGAGGCGCTCGACAAGCACCTCGAGCTGCTGGCCGAGGCGGAGCGCCGCGACCACCGCAAGCTCGGTGCCGAACTCGATCTGTTCTCGTTCCCGGACGAGCTGGGCTCGGGCCTGCCGGTGTTCCATCCCAAGGGCGGCATCATCCGCCAGGAGATGGAGAACTACTCCCGCAAGCGGCACGTCGAGGAGGGTTACGAGTTCGTCTACTCGCCGCACATCACCAAGGGACATCTGTACGAGGTCTCCGGTCACCTCGACTGGTACAAGGACGGCATGTTCCCGGCGATGCACATCGACGAGGAACTCAATGAGGACGGCACCGTCCGCAAGCCCGGTCAGGACTACTACCTCAAGCCGATGAACTGCCCGATGCACAACCTCGTGTTCGGGTCGCGGGGTCGCTCCTACCGGGAGTTGCCGCTGCGCCTGTTCGAGTTCGGCTCGGTGTACCGCTACGAGAAGTCCGGCGTCGTACACGGACTGACCCGGGTCCGCGGCATGACGCAGGACGACGCGCACATCTACTGCACCAAGGAGCAGATGCGCGACGAGCTGACCACCACGCTGCAGTTCGTGCTGGGACTGCTGAAGGACTACGGCCTCGACGACTTCTACCTCGAGCTGTCGACCAAGAACCCGGAGAAGTTCGTCGGCGACGACGCGCTGTGGGAAGAGGCCACCGAGACGCTGCGCGAGGTCGGTGAGGCGTCGGGCCTGAACCTGGTGCCGGATCCGGGTGGAGCCGCGTTCTACGGCCCGAAGATCTCGGTCCAGGTGCAGGACGCGCTGGGCCGCAGCTGGCAGATGTCGACGATCCAGCTCGACTTCAACCTGCCCGAGCGTTTCGACCTCGAGTACACCGGTAGCGACGGCACCAAGCAGCGTCCGGTGATGATCCACCGCGCGCTGTTCGGTTCGATCGAGCGGTTCTTCGGTGTCCTCACCGAGCACTACGCGGGCGCGTTCCCGGCGTGGCTGGCCCCCGTTCAGGTGGTCGCCATTCCGGTGGCCGAGGCGTTCGAGGATCACCTGTTCGACGTCGTCAGGCAGCTCAAGGCTGCCGGCGTGCGGGCCGAGGTGGACGTCAGCGACGACCGCATGCAGAAGAAGATCCGCAATCACACCACGCAGAAGGTGCCGTTCATGCTGCTCGCGGGTGAGCGGGACGTCGAGGCCGGAGCGGTGAGCTTCCGCTTCCGCGACGGCACGCAGGTCAACGGCGTGCCCGTCCAGAAGGCGGTCCAGATGATCGGCGAGTGGATCGGGCGTCGTGAGAATGCCTCGCCCACAGCCGAACTCGTCGGTGGTGCCCAGTGA
- a CDS encoding HIT family protein, giving the protein MSDQPEENTENGVLVDVGAGDADHLQRLWSPHRMSYIAEAPKTSSSSEGPFSEIPKLSDEDGLIVARGESVYAVLNLYPYNPGHMMVVPYRRVAALEDLTAEESAELMAFTQRAIRVIKRVSRPDGFNVGLNLGGAAGGSLAEHLHQHIVPRWGGDANFITILGGAKVMPQLLRETRALLAGAWNE; this is encoded by the coding sequence GTGAGCGACCAGCCCGAGGAGAACACCGAGAACGGCGTGCTCGTCGACGTCGGCGCGGGCGACGCGGACCACCTGCAGCGACTGTGGTCACCGCATCGCATGTCGTACATCGCCGAGGCGCCCAAGACGTCGAGCTCGAGCGAGGGCCCGTTCAGCGAGATCCCCAAGCTCAGCGACGAGGACGGACTGATCGTGGCGCGCGGCGAATCCGTGTACGCCGTGCTCAACCTCTACCCCTACAACCCGGGGCACATGATGGTGGTGCCGTACCGGCGGGTCGCCGCGCTCGAGGACCTCACGGCCGAGGAGAGCGCCGAGCTGATGGCGTTCACGCAGCGAGCGATCCGCGTCATCAAGCGGGTCTCGCGGCCGGACGGTTTCAACGTGGGCCTCAACCTGGGTGGCGCCGCCGGCGGGTCGCTCGCCGAGCACCTGCACCAGCACATCGTGCCGCGGTGGGGCGGTGACGCGAACTTCATCACCATCCTCGGTGGCGCCAAGGTGATGCCGCAGCTGCTCCGCGAGACGCGGGCCTTGCTCGCGGGGGCCTGGAACGAGTGA
- the pgsA gene encoding phosphatidylinositol phosphate synthase, giving the protein MLSFFGRASVSKVTAPMGRALVKTGLTPDAVTVFGTVASIAGALTLFPSGHLFWGTILIWFFVMFDMLDGAMARARGGGTRYGAVLDATCDRIADGAIFAGLAWWAVYHENSKSLLIATLICLVSSQVISYAKARAEASGLSADGGLIERPDRLIIVLVGAGFTGIAGHFDIAWLHWAVYVAMWILAVASIVTVFQRVLAVRNSAGARDLLPIAPPRADANHGAEESS; this is encoded by the coding sequence ATGCTGAGCTTCTTCGGGCGCGCATCGGTGTCCAAGGTGACGGCACCGATGGGTCGGGCCCTGGTGAAGACCGGGCTGACCCCCGACGCCGTCACGGTGTTCGGGACCGTCGCGAGCATCGCGGGGGCGCTGACACTCTTCCCGTCCGGTCACTTGTTCTGGGGAACCATCCTCATCTGGTTCTTCGTGATGTTCGACATGCTCGACGGTGCGATGGCCCGCGCCCGGGGCGGCGGCACGCGGTACGGGGCGGTGCTCGACGCGACGTGCGACCGGATCGCGGACGGTGCGATCTTCGCGGGCCTGGCGTGGTGGGCGGTGTACCACGAGAACAGCAAGAGCTTGCTGATCGCGACGCTGATCTGCCTCGTGAGCTCGCAGGTGATCTCGTACGCCAAGGCGCGCGCGGAGGCCAGCGGGCTGTCCGCCGACGGTGGTCTCATCGAGCGCCCCGACCGGTTGATCATCGTGCTCGTCGGTGCCGGATTCACCGGAATCGCAGGGCATTTCGACATCGCCTGGCTGCACTGGGCGGTGTACGTGGCGATGTGGATCCTCGCCGTCGCGAGCATCGTCACGGTGTTCCAGCGGGTACTGGCCGTCCGGAACTCGGCGGGCGCGCGGGACCTGTTGCCGATCGCGCCGCCACGGGCCGACGCGAACCACGGTGCGGAGGAATCGTCGTGA